TTTTAAGCATTCGTGAGTTtatgttttttcctcaaagCATGTAGTTAATGGGTCAGTTTTAATgtgttaattggaaaaaaaattataagaGCGGACGTAGCCTGGTGGACGATAAACTCTATAggattgtattttaaaataatttggttcAAAATGGAGTTTTAATCTCTTAGTATGAAGAACGGgtattgttttgctgttttcattttttatggtGTGCTTATGGgtatttaatgatttttatcACAATTGTTTCAGACACCTGTTCAGATAAAGGAATTTGGTGCAGTAAATAAAATCCACTTCTCCCCAGTTCCTCCATATAACTATGCTGTCACAGCCTCCTCAAGGGTAAGTGGCTGTTTCGAAGCTTTTGTGTTATTGTCCATCAACTGGTATCATATGGTCGAATGTAATGTCTTCTTATTTCGCTAGATCCACATTTATGGCCGCTACTCTCAGGAGCCAATCAAAACGTTTTCTCGGTTCAAAGATGCTGCTTATTGTGCCACATACCGTGATGATGGCAATCTACTTGTGGCTGGCAGCGAGGAGGGTAGCATTCGCCTCTTTGACGTTGGTGGAAGAGCACCACTGAGACAATTCGATGGTCCTACTAAGTAAGAcagccttgtttttttttcctttgtgtgcaTAGGCTTGTTTCATGTATTTACACATGTCTGCTTTGCATGTTGCTGAAAACTGAATAACACTGATCTGTAATATATTGCTTGCAACTGTATGATGTAGATCTtactgaaaattacattttaaatttgaatGCAAAATTGGATTTTATAAAAATTCTAGATATGAATTGAGTAAATGtaagaataaatacattttctaattCAGGTAGATGTCTGTTAATATGTTGTGTAGACATAGTCTCGAGACTACATGGCATTGATAAGCACATTTTATTTGATGCTGACAGGAAAAGAGTTCTAAAAAGTGACTGAAGAAACCCACTGAAGAAATACACCAGTAAGACCGGGCAccccttaaaaaaacaaaacagaacaagtgCCTGATTGTGGGGTGGGGTTAGGGTCCGGAAGGAGTTAGAAGAAGAGTTCTGATGTACCAGTGAGGAGAAGATAGTAATAATCCTTAGATCGTGCTGTGGAAGAGCAATACGTGTTTTATCTGTGtagaacaacaacaagaaaccTTCTTTCACTGGAAAGCACACAGGCAGACCTTAAGAGTGTTTCTATTTTAGGTCTGTCATTATAGATGTGATATTATCTTATGTCCTAAACACTAGGTAAACTGTAATAAGATTTAGGgtatctgtgttttctgtcagaGTCATTCTCTGTCGGGATGTTACGATTGTATTAATAATACAGATATAAATAGTGGTTTTAAAGGACAAGAAAAGTGTCTGACCCAGTGGTACTTAAAACTCactattataatttttttctaaaggacAGTGCTAGTGTGCAGACTTCTAAGTAACAGGAGAATTTACAGCTTTTGAATGAGCAGCTAGTAGACCTGTGAAACCTTTAAGGCAGATCAGATCAGTGCTTAGGTAAGCATCTGTCAGCATGACCCTTTTCCGGCTGGAAATATAAAAACTAAAGTGTTTTTAACCTCTAAAGTGAGGCTTTGTAACTGCCAAAAGTAAATACTTCGCACTCTTAAGTTAGAGAGAATATCTTAATAAGCTCTTCATGAAGACCAGCTGCTCTGGAAACAAGTATATATTTTAACTTTGTGTATTGTGGGCTTTGGTTTCTAGAGCTGTTCATGTAGTGGGCTTCCTGTCTGATAAATACCGAATATTTTCTGGTGGTGATGATTATTCGTCAAGTTTGTGGGATATTCCAAATGGTACAGAAATCATCTCATACAATGAACATACTGACTACGTGAGATGCGGCTGTGCAAGTAAAGTGAATGCAGATGTCTTCATAACaggtttgattttctttttcatacatGCTTCTTTTGGATTGAAttgaagaaaaatgcagataGTTTTTGGTACAGTAGGATCttgtttattatattttaaacatgGAGGACCTATCTTCCTACTCAATGCCTActttgttgtttccttttttgcttgctttttaagTTTGACACTGATATTGGTAGGGAAACTCTGAGTTAActaatttttaacatcttttttctttagcCTGTTAGGGTTAATTGGACTGTTCTGACTGTCCTTTTAAAGTTTTAAGAAAGTCCTGTTAATGTGTCCATTAGTTGGGCCAGACTTAAGTGTTTTGTGAGGGTTCCAGAGGAGGACAGTAGTTCCATTGTAGTTTGTACAGCCCAAAAGTGGCAGACTCAAAAGTAATGTGTCGGATGAGGAGTTATTTGAAActaattgctttttattttcctagcaGTAGCTTTCTATTAGTCTGTGGTAAATTGCTATGAAAAAAGTTAGTATTCCTTACTTTAGGAGCCAAAAGAGACAAGGTTTCACCAGGTTGCCTactctttttttcatataaatacaCTTGATTAAtggaatggaaataaaattaagaccTAAATTACTTTTAAGGCCTTACGTGTTGGTAGGGCTAGCATTGGAAGACTTCTCCTGCCTGAAGGCTGTAAATTAATTAATGTAAACCACAAAGTGGTCTCAGTGTATGGcttaaaaatgtttccatttggCAGGAGCTCCTTTAGATTGTAGGACGTGGCTGTTCTAGTTCCTGAAGTAATTGAAACTAGGAAACTGAAGCTATTTTTGGTGTTGTGTGCAGGTTCCTATGATCACACCGTGAAACTATTTGATGCACGAACAAAAAGTAGTGTCATGACAATAGAACATGGCCACCCTGTGGAGAGTGTGCTTCTATTCCAGTCTGGTGGACTTCTAGTATCGGCAGGTACTTCAGTAAAATCAAATTTCTTTTCTGTGGCCCTAATTTGAGAAATActtcagcttctgctttcttgtatgttgttttcatttggtAATGAAGTAGCAGGTGATGCAGGATCTTCTTTAGGAATCTTTGTTGATCTGGAGGGTGAAGGTAGGGGTATTTTTGTCTCTGATTTGATTTTCTTGTGGTTcgtcaaaaaaaacccacccaacaAACTCACTTTAGCCCTATGCTAAAGTGAAGGAATGAACATAATTAAATTTTGAATTGGTGGGACTGTCTTTCTCTTGATGATTGacaaggtttttttgttatctTCTTACAATTGTATCAGAAGTCCTGTAACCCAGTGGTGTCTACATTCTTGTTTTTTCTATAAAAAGTGTGTTGAATCACTCAACTGTGCCTGCAGAGTGGCCTAAAAAAAGATCAGGCTGGTAGTGTGTTTTGTCCCAGGAGGCAGTTGTAATGGGTGGGGATGGTGAGTAGGTACAGAAGACTATTTTACGAAGGAGCCATTGTATCAATGTGAAAAGTTCTCCAGAGAAACATAAATGTGTATGTATGTCAAACTGTTTTTTGTGCTTCCTTCTCACAGGCGGTCGATATGTCAAAGTTTGGGATATACTAAAAGGCGGACAGTTACTAGTTTCACTTAAAAATCACCATAAAACTGTAACTTGTTTATGCCTGAATAGCTCTGGCCAGAGGTTATTGTCAGGATCCTTGGACAGGTTGGTATattttgtggctttcttgtgatTTAAATTCTTAAGGACTTTTTTGCTTTGAAGGTAATTCTATGCCAGTATGAAATATGTGCATGTCTTTGGGGCTTAAACACTTTTAACTGTTAGAGATAAAGCTTACTTAAAAACCTGTGTTGGGGCCAAGCTCTGTACTGCTGTATCCATTAACCTTTTATTAGCCAGAATGTCACTAAGTGTTGCATGTGTCATTTGGGAATGCTTGTAGGGAACTTTTGaatattcatttttctgaatCTCTGAACTGACCTTTGCAGTCTCTGTAAAATAACTACACTTTAATACATTTCAAATAACTGAAAGTGTATTAGTATTCACCTCTACGGAGCCTGATTTTTGTGTCTCTATGCTGTTGCTTTCTGTAACCAAGGTGAACAGGTGAAATATGCCCTCcctgcattttcatttgtttgggttGAGTTGCTCAGTACCTGTACTCAATATGTTGTCTCTGAGACATTAGAAATATGAAGTGGTCTGAAATGACAGCGGTCTgctccctccctttctcctccctccctcttgtACTTCCTAGGCTTCCTCAGGCTTTATGATTACAAAATACAAGATGAAGGATCACACTTGTCATTCAGTGCTCACAAGACTGAAGTTCATACttgtaaaataatgttttgttttcccatttgttAAATATTTCCTACCTTCAACCAAATCATTAAAGAGCAGCTGGATACAAGAATATCTGTGGATTTGTTTCCAGAAATTGTCAATAGATCTTACATGTAAATTTTAGGAACAACTTTGGAGAAATGCTGTCTTACTGTTTCCTGATAAGCATTGCTAAAGTCAGATAGTCACTGCATCTGcattcaatttctttttctgtacttgccccattttcatcttttttttggGTAAGGGTAATCCTTTCTTGacttttgtgtatcttttgaCAGAACCTTTCTGTTGCAGGAGAGGTAATAACCAGGAAGCTCAGTGGCAGTCTGAAGAATGCTTTGTATAAATACTCAGTTTCCTTAAATGAACTATAGAAGTTAAGAGTGATGGAGTTCCTGTAAAGTGTCTACAATAAGGTGTGACTAACAaggttttaattattattcttcCATGTAGGCATGTGAAGATTTACAGTACTACTTCCTACAAAGTAGTCCACAGCTTTAACTATGCAACGTCCATCCTCAGTCTTGCATTGTCGGTAAGTAAATTAGAAATCTTTCTAGGCAGGGTAATTACTCATACCTGTAAGTCActgaagtaattattttttgcttttattgctaTTGAGTACCCATTTCAGAATAATGCTGTACATGCAAAGTAGGATGATTGAATATATTCCTCCGGAGTAAAAAATGCATTACGATATTTtaaacataatacataatatgTTCAGATGTAACCTGATTACATCTGTACAAAAATATGTGTTTATCAAGGACAGTATAAATCATGGGGAAGGCATTCAGATGGGAAGGGTAGTCCTTTGACTTTAATAAGATTTTACTAATCTTTTGCCTTTCATGAACCTTCTGAGTCCTTTTGTGCGgcagtgataaaaataaaaagtagttaaTTTGTTGATAAATTTAGAATAGAGtgaacttattttaaaagttgttgGTGTCAGATTGgcctgaggaagaaaagagagggaaagaggcaTGAGCATAAACAAACTTGTCTGCCAAGGCGTGTGACTTATTGTCttggaaacagaaagcaaagactatAATTTCTCTGAAACATTTGAATTCTAATAGATAAATGACCTGCTGGTCAGAAATTTGGAGGCTAGctctatattttaaaacaatgttgTCGTCATGTAGTTGCCCTTTTATATCATGTCTGAAAGACACGTAAAAGGGACTATGAAGGGATCGTTACTATGTTTGGTATTTTACTATTGTCCTGCTCTCCTGGAACCTAAGGTGTGCATGGAAGTGGTATTTTCCTTCGTGCGTTTCCTGCCTTGTTCACTAGGGAGCTAGAGCTAAACGAGttctgaattattttggttgaGGTGAAGACCCCATGCCCTTTAAACCTCCACAGCAGCTGCGAAACGTGAGATACCCATAGTGTGTACATGTCTTTTGAAACACGATCTTTTCTTTCATATTGACTAAAAAACTTGAGTTTTAAATTGTCATATGAGAACATAAGGCTGGCTCTACTGGGCCACACTAAAGGTTGGTGTAGGTCAAGACTCTGCTTCCAACTATAGCTGTAAGTAGATGCCTATGGAAAACTAAAAACAGGGCAAGTGCATGTACTAAGTTTCCTGTTATTCTGCCAAACtccaaactcattttcagatgAGAAATTTGCTCATCAGAGTACAGTTTCTGTGTATTTCAAAGAATTTATCTTGCATAAACCTGCTCAGTCTCTCCTTGACTTTGGACAAACTTTTAACCTTCACTATGTTCCTAGACAAGGAGTTCCACATTTCTGCTACTTGGTGCATACAGAACTGCCTTGTTTTGTTCCATTTGGTCCTTCATTAGCTTCATTTGATGCCCCTAAATGAGACATTGACCAGCTGATCTCCGTCCATACCTGTCATAATTCTGTATGCTTTTATCATATCCCTCCTCAATTGTCTTCTTTCCCCTGCTGAAGAGTTCTGTCTCAAATCAAGCCAATCTTTGATTCTCCTCAGGGTTTTTGATTCTTCTATTCTGAATCCACTAGTGTGTTTTGAGAACGACTCATGTAGGGTTTAAGATGTGGATAAACAATTAATTTATTCAGTGGTGTAATGACTTGctagtttttatttattctgtagTAATTCCTAACactttgtggggtttttcttgttgtttttttcttgagcaTTTGGCCCATGTTTGAAGTTTTTATAGCATTATCTGTTAAGATAATAGTAACAGGTCAGAACTCACtattttatatacaaaatcagtgtttttctccagtgtatcatttaaaattataaacttTAGTATCAAATATGTACAACCTTTGCTATATAGGTAAAACTTGTACCAGTAACTTGTATTTTGAGCAACTTTCACATGTTTCTCAAAATCCTGCTGCACCATCATCGCTTTCGCATAGATGGTGTTCATGTCGATTATATATAGCATGTAATAGCCAAAGGCAGTTGTACctcattgaaaacaaacaaacaaacagtcaTAGGTTATACTTACAGAAGGATGTTAATGCATATTTAAGCTTGCTTCTGTAGTCAGGCTGTAGTCCCTCTAACTGTTGGTTAAAAGTGTATTAGATGAATAACATTGCTTATTGTTATAGACTTGAAGCTGTCCCTGTTTTGAATAAGGTAGTTGACCACAGGACCTTCCAACTTAAGTTATTCTATGGTAGTGTGATTAGAGCCTTAGCATGAagcataaaaatgtaaaaatctgTATGGTAGAGCATGCATTATCAAATAAAACACTGGGTTCCTCACTCTGTGATTTCTTCATTTTAGCCTGAAGATGAAACCATAGTCGTAGGCATGACCAATGGAGTGCTAAACGTTAAACACAGAAAGcctgaagaaaggaaagaagagtctCAAAAGAAGAGACAACCAGCATATAGAACCCATGTGAAAGGAAGAACTTACATGCCAAAACAGGTATAGGAGGGTGAGAAAATATATACTGAAGCATTcctcaaaatgtcttttttttttttttttttggtttgtgctaagttgaaaaaagggaaaagggggaagatACAAAGACATATAAGCTTGTTAATGGTAGTATAATACATCTAATccattctgtgtgtgtgtcttacTCTGAACTCGTCTTTCAATTCCAGGAAGATTTCTGTGTCAGTAAACCAGTAAAACGTGTTTTGAGGAAATACGACAAGCTGCTGAAGAGCTTTCAGTCTTCCAAGGCCCTCGATGCAGTACTGGAGGTGAGGCACTGGGTTTTGTTTCATCAAGAGTTATGTGCTGTCATctgatgtgggttttttctgtatgtcaagctaattttatttcactgtgtaCCTAGAAAATAATGAAGCTTGTGTGGGttccattttggttttgcttgtatCAGCCCTGTTTTCTGTGTAAAGATGTTGCTGTGGTACTAAACTCTTCTTACATACGTCCAGCCACCCATCAGGCTTCATACTCCTGAAGTTACGGTTGCAGTCATGCAGGAACTGCATCGCAGAGGAACACTGAGGAGTGCACTTGCAGGCCGAGACGAGAAGCAAATTAATCTCCTTCTTACCTTTGTGGCAAGGTATTATTTTAACCTGAGTTCTCTCTGACTATTTTGAGACCTATATTTCGTAATAACTTTTGCCACAGTGTCTCAAAAGATCATGGGTAGAGCACTGGTACTCTTGAAATCTCACATGCCTTCTGCTTTCTGATATCGAGGTCTGG
The Columba livia isolate bColLiv1 breed racing homer chromosome Z, bColLiv1.pat.W.v2, whole genome shotgun sequence genome window above contains:
- the UTP15 gene encoding U3 small nucleolar RNA-associated protein 15 homolog isoform X2; translation: MAAYKPVVVQAFPKLGEKITQDTLYWRGYKTPVQIKEFGAVNKIHFSPVPPYNYAVTASSRIHIYGRYSQEPIKTFSRFKDAAYCATYRDDGNLLVAGSEEGSIRLFDVGGRAPLRQFDGPTKAVHVVGFLSDKYRIFSGGDDYSSSLWDIPNGTEIISYNEHTDYVRCGCASKVNADVFITGSYDHTVKLFDARTKSSVMTIEHGHPVESVLLFQSGGLLVSAGGRYVKVWDILKGGQLLVSLKNHHKTVTCLCLNSSGQRLLSGSLDRHVKIYSTTSYKVVHSFNYATSILSLALSPEDETIVVGMTNGVLNVKHRKPEERKEESQKKRQPAYRTHVKGRTYMPKQEDFCVSKPVKRVLRKYDKLLKSFQSSKALDAVLEPPIRLHTPEVTVAVMQELHRRGTLRSALAGRDEKQINLLLTFVARRVIEPRFTPVLVTVADMITGMNSVSRE
- the UTP15 gene encoding U3 small nucleolar RNA-associated protein 15 homolog isoform X1, yielding MAAYKPVVVQAFPKLGEKITQDTLYWRGYKTPVQIKEFGAVNKIHFSPVPPYNYAVTASSRIHIYGRYSQEPIKTFSRFKDAAYCATYRDDGNLLVAGSEEGSIRLFDVGGRAPLRQFDGPTKAVHVVGFLSDKYRIFSGGDDYSSSLWDIPNGTEIISYNEHTDYVRCGCASKVNADVFITGSYDHTVKLFDARTKSSVMTIEHGHPVESVLLFQSGGLLVSAGGRYVKVWDILKGGQLLVSLKNHHKTVTCLCLNSSGQRLLSGSLDRHVKIYSTTSYKVVHSFNYATSILSLALSPEDETIVVGMTNGVLNVKHRKPEERKEESQKKRQPAYRTHVKGRTYMPKQEDFCVSKPVKRVLRKYDKLLKSFQSSKALDAVLEPPIRLHTPEVTVAVMQELHRRGTLRSALAGRDEKQINLLLTFVARRVIEPRFTPVLVTVADMITDIYQPVVGQSAIVDRQFLKLQEAIGKEIDYQEELLEVLGMMDTLFATFTKKSATYPEENKSNGLTETIETNMNN